Within Nycticebus coucang isolate mNycCou1 chromosome 16, mNycCou1.pri, whole genome shotgun sequence, the genomic segment ACTTAAAATAGATCTTCTAGTCATAAtggtcagtttttgtttttttttgcagctcactttttttttacagagtctcactttatggccctcggtagagtgccgtggcctcacacagctcacagcaacctccaactcctgggcttaagcgattctcttgcctcagcctcccgagtagctgggactacaggcgcccgccacaacgcccggctatttttggttgcagtttggccggggccgggtttgaacccaccaccctcggcatatggggccgccctactgactgagccacaggcgccgcccaaatggtcaggttttttttttgttttttttttttttgcagctttggcCAGGTCCAGTcttgaacccgccaaccccagtatatggggatggcaccctattccttgattCACAGGCTCCACCCCATAATGGTCAGTTTTTAACAAGTCAATTTCCCAGAGCCTTATTACCTCCTAATAAagctaacattttatttatttattattattattttttttttttggagagaaagagtcgcactttgtcacccttggtagagtgctatagcatcatagctcacagcaacctcaaactcttgggcttaagcgattcttttacctcagcttccaaagtagctgggactacaggcacctgccacaacacccggctcttttgttgttgttgtagtatcATTGaatgttttagcaggcccgggctgggttcaaccGCCATtcccggtgtatgtagctggggccctaaccactgaactatagcTAACAAGctaaaactaacattttaataGTTCGGTTTAGCACAGAGATTTAGCACCTTACAAAAATCAAGCCACGCCAGGGTCCTGACACACATCCTCCTTTACTATCCACAACTTTAAGAGCAGCAgggcaaacagaaaaacaaatgaaaaacaaatgtttttaccTGGATCTACAAAGCCTTTAATAACTCCAAAGATGTTAagaatttttatctctttcaGCATATTGTTCACAGTGAGCTTcacagtcttattttgtgaggATCGAAGCTTACAAGTAGAGTCTGTCTTCCACTCAGAAGGACACTCTCCTTCCATATTTCTAGAAGCAGAAAACATTGTTCTGAGTTGTTTATTTCCAAGTTTACAAAATAAGTCCTACTTTCTGTCCATTGAAGTTCTAGGTTAAGAGGACatataaaaacacatgaaaattacTCCTTAGTGGTCAACTATCTGGGTTTATAGGATAGTCATTTGAAAACCATGAGTTACTTTCTAGTTTAAAGaagaagagtctcactatgtcagccatGGAGCCTAGTCTCTAGAGGataggctgggtggctcacatgggtaatcctagcagtctggagcccaaggcgggtggatcccgTGTGCTCAcgggttcaataccagcctgagttaaagtgagactcccatctctaaaaacagtcaggtgttggcagcgcctgtggctcagtggggagggtgccggccccacatatggaaggtggcaggttcaaatccaaaccCAGcccaactgtaacaaaaaaacagcagggcgttgtggcaggtacctgtagtcccagctactcaggaggctgaggcaagggaatcacctaagcccaggagctagaggttgctgtgagctgtgtgacgccacagcactctaccgtgggtgataagagtgaaactctgtctctaccaaaaaaaaaaaaagattggggtggtgcctgtgactcaaaggagtagggcgctggccccatatgccagagttggcagattcaaacccagccccggccaaaaactgccaaggaaaaaaaaaaaagccaggtgtgtgacaggcacctgtcatcccagcaactagggaggctgaggcaagaagatcgcttaagcctaaaagtttgaggttgctgtgagctatgatgtcacagcactctaccaagtgtgacaacatgaggctttgtctcaaaaatataagtacgtaaataaacaaaaatatttctctactTATCCTCAAGCTGATGAATGCCTTCCCACCAGGTATGTAGCTATAGTTAACATTTGAAATAAACACCAAGCTGGAAAGCTGGACTCAGAATCAACGTCTTATGTATTAAGGCTCATTAATACATTTTTCCAACCCTCTAACCAAAGGTATGCAGTACAGTAACAATAATTCCTGTTACACATCTTCCCCCGTCTAATTCTTCATGTCATGTATTATCCAGTGACTGCTCCAAAGGGGCTTACTTGTATAATTATCGGTCAAATTATTACCCCCTACTATACAAGGAAAAGTTAGGGGGCTGGCTTGACAGATTGGAAAGACatgtgagtgatggggaaaaTCATCTGCTTCTAAGTTTGGTAAGAATTGATTAAGAATCACCAAtgcttggggcggcgcctgtggctcaaggagtagggtgccggtcccatatgccggggggccggaggtggcgggttcaaacctagccccggccaaaaaaaaaaaagaatcaccaaTGCCTCTGAGAATTATTAATAGTCACACAGTGTGTTATAAAACCTTTATATGTAGATGCTTTTCAACCACCGAGATGAAGAAACAGGATCAGAGTGGTTAATGTACGTTTCTATGTCACATAGCAAACATCTGCATGGAGTCTGAAATTCAATCTCCATCCTACAACAATAAACAGTGGGCAATATGTCCACAccaagagaaaaattaatgatatgtattctatatatatatttttttatgacagaggctcactatgtcgcccttggtagaagtgccagagcatcatagctcacaacaacctaaaactcttgggctcaaggattctcttgcctcagccttccaagtagctgggactacaggcacccacctgaatgcccagctattttttgttgcaattgtcactgttgtttagctggcccatgctgagtttgaacccgccagccttggtgtatgtggttggcaccgtaaccactgtgttacaggtgccaagccaataatgTGTATTCTAATCAAACtgcattctactttttttttttttttttttgtagagacagagtctcactgtaccgccctcgggtagagtgccgtggcatcacactgctcacagcaacctctaactcttgggcttacgcgattctcttgcctcagcctcccaagcagctgggactacaggcgcccgccacaacgcccggctatttttttgttgcagtttggccggggctgggtttgaacccgccaccctcggcatatggggccggcgccctactcactgagccgcaggcgccgcccttgcattctactttttgttttccctcccagagtgctaggattacaggcgtgagacactgcacctggtTTAAAAGTGATcctaggggcggcacctgtggcttagttggtaaggcgccggccccatataccgagggttgcgggttcaaacctggccccggccaaactgcaaccaaaaaatagccgggcgttgtggcgggcacctatagtcccagctactcgggaggctgaggcaagagaatcgcttaagcccaggagttggaggttgctgtgagctgtgtgaggccacggcactctaccgagggccataaagtgagactctgtctctacaaaaaaaaaaaaaaaaaaaaaaaagtgatcctaATACACGATGAAATAGCCATAAGAACTTATAGCTATAAAGCACCTGGAAGCTGCCGTGATTTTAtcttctgagacacagtctcactgtgttgtgctgggtagagtactgtagcatcatcataggtcatagcaacctcaaattcttagacttgaacaatcctcttgcctcagtctcctcggtagctgggaccacaggcctcCCACCTACCCACCTGgtttttttatatgtatgtattttttgagacggagcctcaagctgtcactctgggtagagtgctgtggaatcacagctcacagcaacctccaactcctgggctcaagcaattctctggcctccgcctcccaagtagctgggactacaggcgcccgccaggacgctcggctatttgttttttttatttttagtagagatagggtctcgctttgctctggctggtcttggaactcctaagctcagtcaatccacccatatcagcctcccagagtgctaggattacaggcataagtaaTCAACATCCAGCCTGGTTTTCACTTTTTAGGCAAAGTTAACTGGAATCATTTTATGTCgctaaaaagaaaatgcagaacagctgtctctctcccctcctctcttctcctctctctctctgtctcagtctctcctctctctctccccctctctcttttctcccctctctcttcttttctctcctctttggtgctgctctgctgccttcctccctcaccaataaaaaacttttgtacaaaaaaaaagaaaaaagaaaatgcagaacaATTGAGTGCTATGGAGAATGAGATCTcatttcaacatgaattctaACAAATTTTCTGCAATAACTGAATGGGTTGCCATAAGTAAATGCTTCATCACAGGAAGTACTCAAGCAAAAACTGCCAGGAATATTGCACAAGGGATTTACTGGGTGAATAATATGAACATTTCTGAGCTTATAAATCAAATGTCCATCACTAAGACCACTTTATTGGGAAAAATTTTCCATTGTTATGTGTATCAAGAGCTAACCATCCCTTCATATTGCTACGTGTGCCGattgttttaacattttatcaaACCAATATAttattgtaccagaatgtttattgcagcccaattcttaattactaagtcatagaagaagctcaagtgcccagtgaccaatgaatggatcaataaattgtggtatatgtacaccatggaatattatgcagcattaaaacatgataagagactttacctctacatggatggagctggaacatatcttcttagcaaagtatcttaagaatggaacaaaaagtatccaatgtactcagtcttactatgaaaccaatttataactttcttatgaaagctatagcccgattatagcccaaaaagaaggggaaaggggagaaagcgggagtaattggtgggaccacacctacggtgcatcttagaagggttcGTGTGAAATTTTCTaggtttagaatataaatgtcttaacacaataactaagaaaatgccgaaggctatgttaaccagtttgatgaaaaccattcaaattgtatataaaacaagctcattgcaccccatgattgcattaatgtacacatctatgatttaataaaataaattatcatccTTAACCATAAAATCATATCCTGAAAAACAGCTTTCAAGTAAGAACTTACTTAAACAGCTTCTCTGCAGAAGCTCGGGAAATTGTTTGCACAGGTATATTAGGTAATCCTGATGACTGAGATGGTGGAAACTGAGTGTGATTGAATGAGGGGAATCCAGGGGTATAAGGGTCACCAGTTCCCAGATGAGCCTggtaaaacaaaagagaaattagtTCTATCGGGAACTTATTGAAAAAGCTCCCCAAGATTCAGATTTGGTATAAGGATACAAGCCCATGTTCTGTTTAGCAGATTCGGAGTCTCATGAGTGGCTTTCTCAGTATATGACTCTTGCTTTTATGGCATTTGCCATATTCTCTATTCATGGAATCATTGATAAAGTACTTGTGTCAACAATAATAAGGCTTCAAAGGGATCCATTTTCTTGCTTACTACTATAACTCtcccaataatgtatttaatGAAGGCGTGGTTCTATTTTTACCAACAGATGAATCTAGCAACAATTTGGAGAACAACTCAGTTACtcaagaaatgaaactcacaTGTCCAAAAAATGAAAGTTCTGCATCAACAATGGGAAATTTAGTCCGGTCCATGTATATCAGAACACCAACTGCATTTAACCTTTCAGCATTTGCAAcctatagaaaaacaaaactcataaAAATCATAGAATATGACAAAAATACATACTTTATACTAAAGGGCAGATAGTTACAGAGGACTAGACCTCAtttcaaattttagaaaacattttccttAAAACTAACTcgttaggctcggtgcctatagctcaagtggctaaggcaccagccacacacacccgAGCTtttaggttcaaatccagcccgggcctgccaaacaatgagaattacaaccaaaaaatagcaaggcatggggcagcgcctgtggctcatagtaGTAGGGcgcgccccatatgccggaataggcaggttcaaacctagcctcagccaaaaactgcaaaaaaaaaaaaaaaaaaaaatggcaaggcattatggcgggtgcctgtagtctcagctacttgggagggtgaggcaagagaatcactgaagcccaggagttggaggttgctgtgagctgtgacgccacaccactctacacagggtgacagcttgaggctctgtctcaaaaaaaaaaaaacaaacactttaaTTAAGGACAATcaagataagaaaaatgaaaacccatGTAAGTAACcactgtctttttttcctttttttgagacagtgttattctgttgcccaggcttacagaaacctcaaactcctggttcaatctatctttctgcctcagcctcctgggtagatgggaatacaggcacctgtcCATTACATTCAATCTTTTTGATATGTTCCTGTCTGGTCCCTTGTGTATATTTGGTATAATTTCCCTTTTTATAAAACACActtataggggcggcgcctgtggctcagtgagtagggcgccggccccatatgccgagggtggcgggttcaaacccggccccggccaaactgcaacaaaaaaatagccaggcattgtggcgggcgcctgtagtcccagctgctcggaggctgaggcaagagaatcacgtaagcccaagagctggaggttgctgtgagctgtgtgacgccacggcactctacccgagggcggtacagtgagactctgtctctacaaaaaaaaaaaaaaaaaaacacacttataAGTGAATTCTCCATGTACATAAAATTGGATTGCACAGACACAAGTGAAAGACTACTTTCacttaagcatttctttttacTGCATTTTCACTGAAAGACAATGGCCGCAAAGTACTCCAAGCGGATGTGTCATAGTATTGATGTTAACCTGTTGAGCACTTCAATAAATTAAGCTCTCATACTTGATAACATAAGACTGAGTTTTCAAAATGTATTGCAGGCAAATTTACAATTATCATTTAATGGTAATTTCACCAATGTAGTGTATTTAACAGCCCATACTCACCTTTTCTGCAAATGTAATTTCCCCTGCTCTAACAATCACTAATGATCCATTCACAGGGGTCTTTAAATCCTCAAAGTCTTTTTTAGTGCCAAAATTGGCATGGATCAGTTTACCCTAGAACAAAGACATCAGATTAATGAACATTATGGTTACCAGAACAGCACTAGAATCTACAACAAAAGGTATTACGGATCAAGCCTGAAAAGTACCCAAGAGAGTGGGGGGAAAAGGGGTCCAAGGTCTAAAAATGATGAGAATTCTGAAGTCAAAAAAACTTTAGAACTTTAGGTCAGAGTAAATTCAAGATTTTTGGCCCCCTATAATTCATGTGTCTCATTTTCACATGCTGCCTTTcatctaaggcagcggttctcaacctatgagtcaagacccctttgtaacaatgaaaatacatcgctgcattaggaaggctgagatcCACTAATCTAAGGGGTATTTTATATGTCTTCAGATATTTATGGGAAAGAAAAATGGTAAGATATTTTAAACACAGAGGCATACGTATGCTAGTCATGGTAGCAACAATTATGTAATGTTTCCACATCAAACCCCAGACAACTGAGGACATACATAGgaataggttgtttttttttttaagagacagagtctcatttttttgccctgggtagagtgctgtgaagtcacagctcacagcaacctccagctcttgggcttaagtgattcggttgcctcagtctcctgagtagctgggactacaggtgcccgccagaatgcctggctcttgtttgttgcagtttggccagggccaggtttgaacccaccacccttggtatatggggctggcgccctactcattgagctacaagcgctgccCTAGGAATAGGTTTTAACTGAACAGTATGACAAAAAAAAGTCTACAAATGGCTAAATAGCATCTCTTACAATGAAGTGACTTGTATAAAACATGTTTTAGATATTTAGATGTCGTAAGGTTCCTATACTCTACATTAGAGTTCAAGTGAACAACTATCAACTGATATTAACAACCAACTAGTTGGAATATAGAAAACTTACAGGTTTAGTATAACCCCTCAAGGTTCTTTAAAGAATAATCTACCCatgggtggcaactgtggctcagtgagtaggacgctgaccccatataccgagggtggtgggttcaaatccagccctggccaaactgtaacaaaaaatagccaggcgttgtggcaggcgcctgtagtcccagctactcgggacactgaggcaacagaatcgcctaagcccaagagctggaggttgctgtgagctgtgagcccacagtactctaccaagcttgacaaaatgaaactgtctctaaaaaaaaaaaaaaaaaaaaaaaaaagagggcggcgcctgtggctcagtcggtagggcgccggccccatataccaagggtggcaggttcaaacccggccccagctgaactgcaaaccaaaaaatagccgggcattgtggcgggcgtctgtattcccagctactcgggaggctgaggcaagagaatcgcttgagcccaggagttggaggttgctgtgagctgtgtgatgccatggcactctaccgagggtgataaagtgagactctgtctctacaaaaaaaaaaaaaaaatcatctacaCATCCTCAACTTCTGGCTTACAGGTAGCCAGGGAAAGCAATACAGCACAAGTACTCAGAAAGGCTGAAAATAATCATaaaacggggcggcgcctgtggctcagttggtggggcgccggccccatataccgagggtgacgggttcggtcccggccccggccaaactgcaaccaagaaatagccgggcgttgtggtgggtgcctgtggtcccagctacttgggaggctgaggcaagagaatcacttaagcccaggagttggaggttgctgtgagctgtgtgaggccacggcactctaccgagggccataaagtgagactctgtctctacaaaaaaaaataaataataatcataaaacatTATTTGGTTTGGAAGGTACCCAGTAGATATACCTGCTACAAAAATATGTAGTTTTAAACCTAAAATATCAGCCACCATGGAGACTTAGATCTGTTTTCACATAGGAGAGAATATGATAAAtgcattcatttagcaaatactaTCATATGTCAGGCACTTTCCAAGGCTATCACACatggcagaaagaaaaatagttggcTCTTTAGGAAGCTTACATTCTGGAGGAAACAAAAGAATAGATAATACTATGGAGAAAGATAAAGGAGTATGAGGGAAAAGTGATTACAGGGatgattttgtaataaaataattaaagaaactCTCCAATGAGGTAATGCTGGAGAAGAGAACTGCATAAAGTAAGGAAACAAGCCATGTTGATATTTAGGGGACACCAGTTCAGGCAATGTTTTATAACAGCCTTGAGGTGGGAGATCTGAGTTTGTAGAACAGAGGAAAGTTCCGAGTGGACAGAGTGAAGGAGATCAGGTTATTTAGGGCCTTGCGAACCCTCGTAAGGACTTTGCATTTTATTCTGACCATGGCATTGTAGAGTTCAGAGCAAAAATCTCATGATAAATTCCATTTTACAAGTAAATTCATATAGTAATTCCTAAGAAGAGCAAAgataatgagtttgagttcttaTTTAACAGAAGAATCTCATGCATTGCTTTGCAATACTTACAGTAACTGTGGTAGCCTTACTATAAGCCACATAACCCTCAGGATTATCCATCATAAATATCACATTACCACTTGGATCAGTCACAGTCACGGAGTTTTCAGCATTACTAAAAAAGACGAAGTTAAATAAGCTAAGGCCATTATTAGGAAAATAACTGAGTAGCTTTAATACATTTAGCACTAAATCTTAACCTTGATCATTAGTTTGAAAATCTTTGCTATATTTAGCACATCTGAAAGTAGCTACTTCTATAAAATAAGTTTACTACCTTTCTgtcttagcgcctgtagctcaagtgactaaggcaccagccacatataccagagctggtgggttcgaatccagcccaggcctaacaaaacatgacaactacaaccaagaaatagctgggtattgtggtgggtgcctgtggtcccagctacttcaaagtcgaggcaagagaattgcttaagctcaggagctggaggttgctgtgagccgtgatgccacggcactctacccagggaaatagcttgagggtctgtctcaaaaaaaataaataaataaaaaataaggaatatttacTACCTTTTAACATACCTGCCTTTGACCTGAATCTTAACAAAATGTTCATCACGCCAGACTTTGCTAAgtttaaatttattgaattgaTTGTCGACATAATATGCAAGACTTTCATCTTTTTGAGATCCAGCCTCTCGAGAAGAATAGGGACTTCCACTCAGGAGCCTAGAGAAGGAAAATCTCTTTTTAAATGAACTtaagtttaaattaaataaatatttacctcAATCAAACAAGTTTGTTTTAGTAACATTGAGGGATATTATCCCTCATAGTTAAGATAAATGAACTGTGACCTAAAACTTCTGATTTGACCAGATAGAGACAAACTTAAAACCAACAAATTGCTCCCAAAAGCGTAATTAACTTCAGACTTGTCAAAACCTCTTTATCCACTATAATAAACCTCATACTAATACTATAACTCTACTCAGGGTAGTTTTAGGGGAATTAAGTAGCTTTTTAGCAGATGCtctaagaaaaatgaatgatagTACTGCTGTTAAAGTCAAAATATACTTCAATTTTCACCTACTTTTCAGCATTCTGAACCCCAAACCTGCCCCGTATTCTGATCTCCCACAGCTCTTTCTGTATAGACTAAGCATATCAGGcctttgggtgtgtgtgtgcgtgtgtgtatacattACACTTTCATTGGATCCTTTTTTGGCAGATAGATTGGTTAGGACTTTATGAAGGAATCTGAGGTAAAAAGGGAAATTTACATTCAATGTaggaaaaaagggagaggaggaaagaaggtaagggaagaggaagaaaaggagagggaaaaggaaggaaggaaaaatatctaAGAATTATTTAACACCATAAAGTTAGTAAATGGAAAAAGATCAATTTGCTCTTTACAGAGACGCGCAGctatggaaaatattaaagatCTAAGGATACTCTCTGCCTTCACGCGTCTCAGTGGCAGCAGGTCCGGCCTTGACACGCAGAACGACGCGGGCAAGTTGGTGGACCTGTACGCGCCTAGGAAATGCTCCACCAGCAACCGCATCATCGGTGCTAAGGACCACGCATCCATCCAGATGAACGTGGCTGAGCTTGACAAGGTTAccggtagattttttttttttttttttggtagagacagagtctcactgtaccgccctcgggtagagtgccatggcatcacacggttcacagcaacctctaactcttgggcttacgcaattctcttgtctcagcctcccgagtagctgggactacaggcgtgcgccacaacgcccggctatttttctgttgcagtttggacggggctgggtccaaacccgccaccctcggcctatggggccggcgccctactcactgagccacaggcgccgccacaggTTACTGGAAGATTTAATGGCCAGTTTAAAACCTATGCCATCTGTGGGGCCATTCGCAGGATGGGTGAATCAGATGATTCCATTCTCAGATTGGCCAAGGCTGATGGCATCGTTTCAAAGAATTTCTGACTGGAGAGAATCAGGGATGTGGAATATAGAACATAAATAAATAGtgaaaccccccccaaaaaaaggatcTAAGGATAGAAACCTTAAGGACATTTCTTAGAGAATGGGTTAATGGATGAAAATCAGCAATAATCAAATACTCTTTCCAACACAGATgtgacaacaaaaaagaaatcaaggaataTAAAGAGATAACCACATCAGGCAGTCAAGTTACTCATGATCTAGAGATGAAGGTTACTATGCCATTGTAGATAGAAGCAGCAACCAGCATAACACTACCAAAGGTTAAGATTGAGTATCAGAGCAGAAGAGAAAGTGACAGCAAGCAATAAGCTACAAAGAACCAGATGGCTACAATAGCAAGGACCTGTGAATTTAAGGGAAAGGAGAATCCCTCACTCTTCCTTTTTCCCCCCACCAGCATAGTTTCAATTCTTCTCTGATCTCCCGTTCATTTAGCTAAGCATGTACCTACTGTAAAAAGCCTTTCCTCATAACTGTCACCCTTGTACTGATTCACTGTATCTAATAATCAGATAAGTATTTGTTTAGATAGAGCTGAACTTCGGAAGCTGCTCAAGCTTACTTGATTGTGCTGGTGAAATCTGTGGCATCCAGTTTTTCTGACAACTTTGCTTTGAGGTCTGCCCAAAATAAGCGATTAGATGTTCCAGGGAAGTCTTCTTTTGACTCCTCCGTCACTGGAGACCCTGTTACTGGCAGTTTCTCACACTCGACTTTTTTTTCTACACGTCTACAATAGCCCAAGTAGCCAACCATAAATCCTAAAGATAAAAGGTTTCAGAAATGAATTCACAGAATTCCATTTATAGCCTACCCTGTAGGAATTGGTATTTTCAGCTAAGCCTTGAAAACACTTTTTTCCCCAAGACACGGTCTTATTCTGTTGAAGTGTATATGGTTGCAGAATGGCTTACTACAGCCTCAAtcaatcctgtctcagcctcccaactagctaggactacaggagtgcaccacatctgattaatttttaaaattttgtagaggccaggcaagatggctgacgcctgtaatcccagcatgctgggaggccgaggtggatggactgTCTGAGTCCAcagttaagaccagcctgagccagaacgagacctcatctctaatagtagctgggcattgtcacaggcacctgtaatctgagctccaggagacagagggaagagaatcacttgagcccaacagttaagaggttaccgtgagctatgatgccatagcactccactgagggtgacatagtgagactgtctcaaaaagaagtttgtagggcagcgcctatggctcagtgagtagggccccaaccccatataccgaacgtggcaggttcaaacctggccctggccaaactgcaacaaaaaaatagcagggtgttgtggcaggcgcctgtagtcccagctactcaggaggctgaggcaagagaatcgtctaagcccaggagttggaggttgctgtgagctgtaatgccacagcactctaaccggggcaataaagtgagactgtctctacaaaaaaaaaaaaaatttagggcggcagctgtggctcaaaggagtagggcaccagccccatatgccagaggtggtgggttcaaacccaggctgagccaaaaactgcaaaaaagtttgtagagggcagcgcctgtggc encodes:
- the LOC128567840 gene encoding 40S ribosomal protein S21-like; its protein translation is MENIKDLRILSAFTRLSGSRSGLDTQNDAGKLVDLYAPRKCSTSNRIIGAKDHASIQMNVAELDKVTGRFNGQFKTYAICGAIRRMGESDDSILRLAKADGIVSKNF